Proteins encoded within one genomic window of Rossellomorea vietnamensis:
- a CDS encoding DEAD/DEAH box helicase — protein sequence MQLRFALMDHSLIPEPLLKEPHPLLQKISEFTTNPSQPINPSFQLSSELQSYLSGRSLLVDELPFSIHTLHEHYMNGYILYEQGVNKGQCHRCGNNKPHLFATFHCSRCHTGCTYCRNCIMMGRVSECTPLIRWNGPEPDSPPGTFDWTGTLSEAQKAASEQMISAVKANNDLLVWAVCGAGKTEVLFEGIDEALRQNKRVCIAAPRTDVILELSPRLKKVFPQTKVTTLYGGSEERHSYGQLVLSTTHQLYRYKEAFDVMIIDEVDAFPYSYDSSLQGAVEKARKPQSSIIYLTATPDQKTQQECARGKRNFIGIPARFHRHPIPLPKFVWCDLWKKSLKKNRIPLALKKWVSIRLQQSKQALIFFPTVDLMEKALPLFQDMHPLIESVHAEDPKRKEKVMKMRQGEIPILLTTTILERGVTIPNIDVAVLGAEEKIFTESALVQIAGRVGRSADYPTGDIVYFHYGRTREMIKALLHIDQMNKEAEKRGLLHGH from the coding sequence AAAAATCTCAGAATTCACTACCAATCCAAGTCAACCAATCAATCCATCCTTTCAACTTTCCTCAGAACTGCAATCCTATCTAAGTGGAAGGTCATTATTAGTAGACGAGCTCCCATTTTCAATCCATACCCTGCACGAACACTATATGAATGGCTATATTTTATATGAACAGGGTGTCAACAAAGGTCAATGTCATCGCTGTGGAAATAACAAACCTCATCTATTTGCCACCTTCCATTGTTCCAGATGCCACACCGGATGCACCTACTGCCGGAACTGCATCATGATGGGCAGGGTGTCTGAGTGCACGCCTCTCATAAGGTGGAATGGTCCAGAACCGGATTCTCCACCGGGAACGTTCGACTGGACCGGAACCCTTTCAGAAGCGCAAAAAGCAGCCTCGGAACAAATGATATCTGCCGTTAAAGCCAACAACGACCTTCTCGTCTGGGCCGTATGCGGAGCCGGAAAGACGGAGGTTCTTTTCGAAGGGATAGATGAAGCCCTTCGGCAAAACAAGAGAGTCTGTATTGCCGCACCCCGTACCGATGTCATCCTGGAACTGTCTCCCCGCCTCAAAAAAGTCTTTCCTCAAACAAAGGTCACCACCCTGTACGGGGGTTCCGAGGAACGACACAGCTATGGTCAACTTGTTCTCTCTACTACCCATCAACTCTACAGGTACAAAGAAGCCTTCGATGTCATGATCATAGACGAGGTCGACGCCTTTCCCTATTCCTACGATTCCTCCCTGCAAGGGGCAGTAGAAAAAGCCCGGAAGCCCCAATCGTCCATCATATACCTGACAGCAACCCCGGATCAGAAAACGCAACAGGAATGTGCCCGGGGAAAAAGAAACTTCATTGGAATCCCGGCCCGCTTCCATCGTCATCCAATCCCACTTCCCAAGTTTGTCTGGTGTGACCTCTGGAAAAAATCCCTGAAGAAAAATCGAATCCCCCTCGCACTGAAAAAATGGGTTTCAATAAGGCTCCAGCAATCGAAACAAGCCCTGATTTTCTTTCCCACAGTCGACCTTATGGAAAAGGCCCTGCCTCTATTTCAAGACATGCATCCCCTCATTGAATCGGTTCACGCCGAAGATCCCAAACGAAAAGAAAAAGTAATGAAGATGAGACAGGGAGAAATTCCGATTCTACTCACGACGACCATTCTAGAACGGGGAGTGACGATCCCGAACATCGATGTGGCCGTCCTTGGGGCAGAAGAAAAGATTTTCACCGAAAGTGCCCTCGTTCAGATCGCCGGCAGGGTGGGAAGGAGCGCTGACTATCCAACGGGGGATATTGTGTATTTCCATTACGGCCGCACAAGGGAGATGATCAAGGCGCTCCTCCATATCGATCAAATGAATAAGGAAGCGGAGAAAAGGGGATTGCTTCATGGTCATTAA
- a CDS encoding ComF family protein: MVINCLNCNSEVEEVWSWRGLFYREPQFLCQECESQLEKIEGVRCWGCSRSLEPLPLSLVKGEICLDCHRWELDPEWKGILHKNDSLYHYNDFLKLYLARYKYRGDHALAKAFSHTIKSFLTKIEYDLIIPIPLSSERLYERGFNQSTALLEESEVRPSHILTRLHSEKQSKKTRAERLRQVQVFQLAECDVKGKSILLFDDIYTTGTTLRQAAKLLKEAGADEVSSLTLARG; the protein is encoded by the coding sequence ATGGTCATTAACTGTTTGAATTGTAATAGCGAAGTGGAAGAAGTATGGTCGTGGAGAGGGTTATTCTACAGGGAACCCCAATTTCTGTGTCAGGAATGTGAGAGTCAGTTGGAGAAGATAGAAGGAGTGCGCTGCTGGGGGTGCTCCCGTTCACTGGAGCCCCTGCCATTGAGTCTCGTGAAAGGAGAGATCTGCTTGGACTGTCATCGATGGGAATTGGATCCGGAGTGGAAGGGAATTCTCCATAAAAACGATTCATTGTACCACTATAATGATTTTCTGAAATTGTATTTGGCCAGATACAAATACCGGGGGGATCACGCGTTGGCCAAAGCCTTCTCGCATACTATTAAATCTTTTCTTACAAAAATAGAATATGACCTTATCATCCCCATTCCCCTAAGTAGTGAACGACTCTATGAAAGAGGGTTCAATCAATCTACCGCTCTACTCGAAGAATCAGAGGTCCGTCCCTCACATATCCTCACACGTTTGCATTCTGAAAAGCAGTCGAAGAAGACTCGCGCTGAGCGTCTTCGCCAGGTGCAGGTTTTTCAGTTGGCAGAGTGTGATGTGAAAGGCAAATCGATTCTGCTGTTTGATGATATTTATACGACGGGGACGACGTTGAGGCAGGCGGCGAAGTTACTGAAGGAAGCAGGGGCTGACGAGGTTTCTTCACTGACTCTCGCGAGGGGTTAA
- a CDS encoding TIGR03826 family flagellar region protein, with product MSEVINCPRCNAIFMQNKFRDVCDKCYREEENMYETVYQFLKKRENRAATMDRVIEVTGVDEELLYKWVKKGRIQTRQFPNMGYPCDKCGKIIGTGRICGDCSSELASDLKKFETEQEWKKKSQESGQRTYYTMRDKN from the coding sequence ATGTCAGAAGTCATCAACTGTCCACGCTGCAACGCGATTTTTATGCAAAATAAATTCCGTGATGTGTGTGACAAGTGTTATAGAGAAGAAGAGAACATGTATGAGACCGTCTACCAATTTTTGAAGAAGCGGGAGAACCGCGCGGCGACCATGGATCGGGTCATTGAAGTGACGGGAGTAGACGAGGAACTTCTATATAAATGGGTGAAAAAAGGCCGTATCCAGACGAGGCAATTTCCCAATATGGGTTATCCTTGTGATAAATGTGGAAAGATTATTGGGACGGGACGGATTTGCGGTGATTGTTCTTCTGAACTTGCCAGTGATCTGAAAAAATTTGAAACGGAACAGGAATGGAAGAAAAAATCCCAGGAATCGGGTCAGAGAACCTATTACACGATGAGAGATAAGAACTAG